AAACCCCGTTACCTAATCACATGGATGGCAACGTCTGTTTCCTCATGGTTTCATTCACTTATTGACATTTGTGGGGCTTCATTTGGGATAATTTCAGTTCAGACttcaggcaaaagtggcccaaatctgatttttttggggtcgagtgaccaggtcagacttcttcagtaGTAGTGTGAACACTGAGCTCTTGCCCAGATCGGATTTTTtcaatcagatttagaccacttccatacgtggtcctgaatcagacccaggtcagaTTTATTTCAAcgcggccgcagtgtgaacaaccaaggcagATTTGAggcgacttttacgtcaatctacatcgacatttgtcacaattatgctccagcgggagttagccctagaTACAGACGGTAACATTAAAAACCTGACTAGGCCTACAACATGGAGAAGAGTGATGGAGCAGgtcaatggagggagagggaggtgttaGACCTCATTAGTGGATGCTtattaatgttacggctgccattacacaaacattttaaaataaaagccaaaatgcttccttcctccataacctccctaactttagtgcgacagcgtgctgcgtctgatgtcattgttacggacctttttcacagcagacattttgacttgtcatagtaggaaaagcacagctgaaattggtAATCTTAACGAAGACTCAATTCTATCAGGTGTCCCAGTAAGTTATCTCAGGAAGTCAGCATGCAccataccagggcctctcctaagaggaatgcagccatcattaatggttgaatacacctgtgcttttcctactatgacatgtcaacatgtctgctgtgaaaaaggtctattgttCTTTTGagcatgcgggtcagttcgaatccgtaaacagttcacactggaatctgatacaGGCCACATTTCAAAAGGTCATGGCTTTCAAAAGCCTAACAAAATCTGGATTAAAAAAatggatctgagcaaaaaatccgaattaaacattaataattgCGGTGTGAACTATGTGTTGTGACACGTGTCCATATATAGCTGAAGAAAGACGTGTAAAGGGAGACGTACCTCAACAAACCAGCAGAAAACCCAAAAGCATTTTAGTGTGCAGAGAACATTTAGAGAACagcagaataaaaacacatgaccGAAAGGTTATTTTCCCACATTTATTCTCCTGACAGACAGAACGGTGTTCACTCGTCAGCCTCCGACTCCTCGTCGTCGTCCTGACTGATCTGGAAGTAACGCAGCTCGTACGTCTCCTTGTCAGACGCCACCACTCTCAGCCAGTCCCGGAGGTTGTTCTTCTTCAGGTACTTCTTCGTTAGGTACTTCAGATACCTtgtaggggggggggagggagggtggTGGGGGTCCCAGAATATGTGAGTTTAAATTTAGTTCCGATTTCCAATCATATCATTTGCTGAGGTTTTCAAAACGAGCTGCGGTTCATCTCACCTTTTGGAGAACTGCTTCTCAGATGTGACGTTGATCTTGTTCTTCATGCGGCCGACCTGGACGATGTTACTCAGGTTGCCCGTCTTTCCGTTGACCTTAATCCTCTCTTTAAGGAAGGTTTCCTGTTGGACAGAACACAGTGACGCACTAGGGAAGAGAACCCTAGTATATTCGGAGCTAGGGAAGGGGGCCCTAGTCCAGACACAGGGTTAGCTGCTTGCAAAGACCACTAACGATCTCATGATGTTtttactagagatgttccgataccagtatcggtatcacctccgatactgcctaaaacgctggtatcgggaagaactggagttaatgcaccgatccgataccacgtaataaagccctgaagaaaatctacgttaaagtagtttgttatttttccgttataactgactgtcaaactggagaataaaagaaagttctgtggcgttcattgttcatgtttcacaaagagtttaacctgagccagaccaacaacaaagatagaaatcatatcacatccatacagagatagtagtatacagctgttatacatcatatcatcatacagagatagtagtatacagctgttatacatcatatcatccatacagagatagtagtatacagctgttatacatcatatcatcatacagagatagtagtatacagctgttatacatcatatcatctatacagagatagtagtatacagctgttatacatcatatcatcatacagagatagtagtatacagctgttatacatcatatcatcatacagagatagtagtatacagctgttatacatcatatcatctatacagagatagtagtatacagctgttatacatcatatcatctatacagagatagtagtatacagctgttatacatcatatcatctatacagagatagtagtatacagctgttatacatcatatcatctatacagagatagtagtatacagctgttatacatcatatcatctatacagagatagtagtatacagctgttatacatcatatcatctatacagagatagtagtatacagctgttatacatcatatcatctatacagagatagtagtgtacagctgttaaaacataataaaatatataacacactggtatcggatcggtactcggtatcggccgatacacaagttcaggtatcagaatcggtatcgggaagcaaaaaatgatatcgggccatctctagttgTTACCAATCTTCCCCATTCCTAACCCAAAAGGTGAGTCTCAATTCGGACACTCCCGTGAGTACACAATTTGTATTTCAATGCGATTCCTTTAAAAAGGTGTAGGCATTAAGCGAGAGCTTCAGCCTACACCTGTTTCAGACTTGTTAATACGTTGCCGTTTGATAGTTCAATTGTTGTTGAAAGGGAGTCTGAAATAACCTTTAAACTTCActtacatgtacatgtactcaCTGATGGCAGTGCGTACATTTCAGCAAAGGTAGAGTTGTCTCAAAATCGCAGACGGCCGTTGAGCTGTTGTGCACTGACTGGAAATGACTCCCTTTTAATGGCGAATTGCAGCCGGGCGGAGCATTACCGCAACTTATCGTCAACAGTATAGTGGTACACACTGCAACCGCTGCCTCGGTCGCCATATTCACAAAAATATGCAAAGACAGacttacgtgcagtttagtgttcccaaattattttccaaaaactgagtgtcccaaataatgagggtcttatttgagacaggtaaggttagggtagcacaggtggtttagcaggttcataattaattaaggacattgtatggggaatttgggacactaaactgcacgtataccgaAAAGACGTTTGTGTTCCCGTAGCTTCCGCTACGTAGCAAAGATGGCGACAGTTGAGCGTGAGTATTGACCATTGAGTATTCCACACTAAacattttgactgtttttgagTGCAGCAGTGCAGTGTTGTGCTGCATTTGGCCATATGTACTCAAATAGCAAGAGTACTTAGAGAAGTGTTCGATTTGAGACACAGAAAAAGTCTCCAACACAGGAAGGGGTTTAGACACGTGTTTTAATATACTTACAAAGTTGGCAGAGTCCAGGATCCCATCCTCCACAGGGTGGGTCAGGTCCAAGGTGAACTTCCATGAAGCTCCCTTTTTGGTCTTCCTGCCAACAGTTGGCCTCTTCTGTTTGAGCTGcgaggcaaggcagctttatttatattgCACATTACAGCAACAAGTCCAATTCTAAATGCGTTGTAAAGAGCAGATCAAAACAATTCAAAAACATCGATTGAAGTAAAAAGCATGGACAGGATCTGAAACTCTTTAAAGCTGCTTTCTAGCCTTTTCTGGTCGCCTCTACTTTTTACTAATAACGTATGTTTTTCATAGTATAAACAGTTGACAGGTTACATTCACAACTGAATTCATTAATTCAACCAATCAGCCCTCATTGCAATAAAATCAAGGCCAGCAAACGCAAGCTTGTACTATTCATCCTGCATacttattcttactactcttatgttaccacactgcacatagctgtacatgctgtacatatctgtctatatggttcatacagaatatccatatttattctgtttttcttattatacattctgctaatacactgcatatatctatattattcttactactagtatgtcactgctactacattgcacatatctgtacgttgttcatacattgttcattatacatagccatatttattctgctcttttaacactgcaatatatttatcgtcctgcctatgcaccacctgtctatacttgaatatcacattgcacttttctgcttttttttttgcacttctggttggacgcaaactgcatttcgccGTCTTTgtgaatctaatctaaaagaGCGAGCTAAGATCATTGAGATAGTTAATTTCTGCTTTATTTTGAGCTATTAAAAATTGGGTAGCTAATGAAAGTTAGTGTAAAGTTGTGCCGAACTGACTAACGGGCCTTAGTCTACATGTAGACGTTCAGCACACATCACGTTTACCAGTCAAGTGCAGTAAAACCACCGATATAAAATAAAAGACCATTTATTCTATGGAGACTGGCGTCCTGTCACAGTCTAATGAATGGAACACGTGTCAGCCAACGGCCACTACTTCGAGCTAATGCTAACTCTGCTAGTTGCTTTGTTTCCTTCGCTATAAAACCAGCTCAATGTTTAACACATAGCTTTATGATTACATCTTAATTTGTTTTAGTAGGTGACCGGAATACGTTAAGAAAAAGCATGAAATTACTAACAAAACGCGTATATTGCGGAGAAGCGGACAGGACTTACCGGCGCCATTGTTAGAAATCTGACGGGAAAGAGAGAACCGGAGGTGACGCAGCAGTGACGTAGATGGCGCCGCGTAGAACGTCCTGACCATATATGGTAACCCGATTATCGCTGCAGAAATAGACATTTCCACACATGAATCTGGGAGAAAAATAGCTCGATTAACGAGTTGTGAGGAGACTGATTGCTATGCCGAACTCCTAACTAACTGTCAAACGTCTCATTTAGCTTTAATTTACATGCAATATCGACAGTTACATTCAGGTTCGTGACCTAAATTACTTTAAATTTGAACTTTTGTCTGTGGTTTCAGGAGCTGGATGATGTACTACACGCCCTGATAATAAACCTGCTGAGGCTGGTAATTCTTTCACAACCTctttagagacacacacacacacacacacacacacacacacacacacacacacacacacacgatcccACCTGATGAGTCAGAGAAACCATAACATACATCTTTCCATTGTGGTGCCATTTGGGGCTTGGCC
The Sander lucioperca isolate FBNREF2018 chromosome 14, SLUC_FBN_1.2, whole genome shotgun sequence genome window above contains:
- the rpl22l1 gene encoding 60S ribosomal protein L22-like 1 isoform X2, with product MGSWTLPTLAPFPSSEYTRVLFPSASLCSVQQETFLKERIKVNGKTGNLSNIVQVGRMKNKINVTSEKQFSKRYLKYLTKKYLKKNNLRDWLRVVASDKETYELRYFQISQDDDEESEADE
- the rpl22l1 gene encoding 60S ribosomal protein L22-like 1 isoform X1 gives rise to the protein MAPLKQKRPTVGRKTKKGASWKFTLDLTHPVEDGILDSANFETFLKERIKVNGKTGNLSNIVQVGRMKNKINVTSEKQFSKRYLKYLTKKYLKKNNLRDWLRVVASDKETYELRYFQISQDDDEESEADE